A segment of the Nitrosopumilus sp. genome:
ATTTTTACGACACATTCTGCCCCACAGCGACAATGCACCGGGGCATTCTCAAGTACTGGGAATTTTTCCAGGTGTCTGTTCTGCTCCAACCAGCCTCTTATCTTGTCTCGTCCAAACTGGACCTTTTCATTATTGAACATGTCACATTTTTCGTTTAGCTTTCCGTCTGTAAATTCTTTAAGATACAACTCTTTTGTAGCCTCTTCCAATTTTTCATCTGACTGGTTTGAGACTCCTAATTTTTCACAAATGTCTTTTGCAGGAAATTCCCCGTATCCTTCAGTGACAATTATCGGAATGGGCTTGATTTTGACTGCCAACTCATGATTTTTGGTTTTCAAGTCCATCAATGCCTGATAATCCTTTGGCGCATGTGCAGGTACTGACATTACAAGGCCCGTACCCATTCCTGGCTCTACGAACTCTGCAGGTAAAATTGGAATTTCTCGCTGATCGTGGGTATTGACATATTTTCCAATGATTTCACTGCCTGAAATGTCTCCGATGATCTTGATTTCTTTTTCAAAGAACTTTATTTTCTTTGCACATTCTTCAGACACTATCCATGTCTCGTTATCCACTGTTACCTTTTTGTAAATCGTGTTTGGATTGACCCACAAGTTTGTAACTCCAAAAATTGTTTCGGGTCTGAGTGTCGTAACTGGAAAAATAAATTTTCCCAATGAAAATTTGATTAGGAAATTTTTATCATCAATTTTTGGCTCGACGTCTCCCATCGTATCATGCTGTGATACAGGATTTTGATCAACAGGACACCATCCTACAGGATGTGAGCCTTGTATGATTCTGCCATTTTCTTTCAGGGTTGTAATCTGCCATTCGATAAACTTTTGATAGCCTGGAACTATTGTTGTAAACTCCCTTCTCCAGTCTATGGAGTAACCCATCTCGATCATCACTGACTTTATCTCTTCATGAAAATAGTCCGCAATCTTTATCGGTTCAACGAATGTCTTGATGTCTTCTTCTGGAACATGGTAAACGTTTCTCAGTCCGTCAAGGATTTCCTTTTCCCCTGCTTGAATTCTCCTTGCCATGCCAAGTACTGGAGTGCCAGTATAGTGAAATCCCATTGGAAACAATACGTTGTATCCTTGCATTCTGTAAAACCTTGAATGCACGTCAGCTAGCGTGTATGTTCTGCCATGTCCGATATGTTGTGGGGAGTTTGGATACGGATATGCGACCGTGATGAATTTTTTTGGCTTTTCGTTTGGATTTGTCTCAAAATCCTTTGATTCGTTCCACCTGTCTCGCCATTTGCTTTCAATTTCATTCCAGTTAATTGTCATAGTGTCATCATAATCCCAAAATCATTGATTTTGCCTTGGCTATCGCCTTGTCTTTTTTAGATGTGTCTTTTCCTCCTCCCTGGGCAAACTTGACATCTCCTCCTCCAGAACCGCCTAGAATTGAGGCGATTTCCCTGGCTATCTCTCCTGAATTCACACCTGATTCTTCTCCTGCATGAACCATTATTCTTACGGTCTGCCCTGATTCGAAGATTCCACAAAAGGCAGCTTTTGCATCCTTGCTGATGAGTTTCTTGCCAAAGTTCTGATGAAAATAGTCATCATAATTTCTACTTGCAGTAAAGCAAATTTTATTGTTAACTATAATTTCATCCAGTTCTCCTGATTCGCCCCCTAGGATTTTTTCTAATAGTATGGGAATTTGCTCTTTTACTTTTTGTTTATTTACCTCTCTTGCTTTTTCCAATTTTTCTTGTTTTACTAATACGGCATCCATGGTAAATTGTCGTTGTTGATCAACATAATCAAATGCAGTTGGTCCTGAGACAAATTCTATACGAACTACCCCGTCTTGAATTCTTTTTGTCTTTGTAATTTTGATTAGTTCTATATCCCCCGTTTTCTTTACATGTGTTCCGCCGCATGCTTCTATGTCTTGATCCTCAATGGATATGATTCTAACTGACTTTACCGGAACTACCCCGCCCTGGTAAATTTTAAATCCATATTTTTGTTCCGCAGCTCCTCTATCATAGTAATTTATGTTGACTGGAAGATTTTGTTTTATCATACTATTGGCTGCATCTTCAATCTGTTTTACTTGCTCATCAGTTAATGATGAATGATGTGTAATGTCTAGTCTGGCGTGATCATCATCTTTGAATGCAGAGTGTTGCCAAACCCATGAACCTAGAACTCCTCTTGATGATGCGTTTATGATGTGAGTGCTGGTGTGATTTTTGGTAATGTTTGAACGACGAGTCTCATCTACCTTGCACGATACGATGTCTCCTTCTTTTGGAACGCCACCTTCTATCTTGTGAACTATGATATTTGCATGCTTGTCAACGTTTACAACTTTGAATCCTGCTATACTACCATAGTCTGGTTCTTGTCCTCCGCCTCTTGCATAAAATGAAGTTCTATCTAGTACCACTTGATCATCAAAGACCTTGATTACTTTGGCATCAAACTCCATTGGGTCGTCTTTGTAAAATAGAGTCTCAGTTTCAGGTAACTCTTCTAATGGAAGTTCTGTAATTGCTTTTTTCTTTTCAGACTGGTGCAAGTCAGACAGTTTTGAATAGAATGATGATGGGATTTCAGAAATTGCATCTACTTCTCTGAGGTATTCGGGTGTAATGCCATCTGATTCGTATAGTGTAATTAGTTCGTCCACGCTTGGGACTCCCTTCTCGCGAATCTTTTCTGCCTTTTTCTTCATGTGAACTTTGGATTCTTCATATCTTACTGATTCCAACTTCAGAATTTTCTTTACGTCTTCTCTTTTCTCATCAAGTTCTGGATATGTATCTCTAAGATAATCTATATGGGCATCAATCAGCTCATCTACATTCAATTTTAGATTCAGGCGATTCATCATTCCATTAATTCTTCTCAGCATCATTCTGAGGTTGTATCCTCCACCGACATTGCTTGGCAAAGCACCATCAGTGATTGCAAAAATTAATGTTCTAATGTGATCTGCAATTAGATACATTCCTTCTAGTGGTGTTATCATTTTGTTTAGTTGATCATCAGTAATTCCTGCATTTTTTACTGCAAGACGTCTGACCTCGTTTAGATCATCGAAATGATCAATCTCTTTTGCAATCTCTGTAAAATATTTTCTTAAAATTTCTGAATCAGAATCTATGCCGATCTTTTCAAATAATATTTGATTGACCGGGCCAAAACAGCAGTCATATGCTGTAGGTGTTCCAGTTGTAACCCATGCAAATCTTTCCAGCCCTGCACCCATGTCTATAACTCGCTGATCAAGGGTGGTGTGTTGTCCTAGCTCGCCTTGAAATTCAGTGAATACGGCATTTCCAAGCTCCAAACCTCTAACAAAATATTCTAATGATGGGCCAAAAGAGCCTCCTCCGGCCCAGACATCTTCGACAAAAACAACTTCTTCTTTTTTGATTCCAAATTGATTTGTCAATAATCTAAAATCTAAATCTACGCATTCATCTTTCCAGTATCCTCCTAGATCCGGAACGCTGTGTTGTCCAATCATGCAGAAACTTGAAAAATGTCTGCCTGTAACTCCGACATTTTCTAAATCCTTGAAACGCAAACAAGTTTGTGGGACTACAAGCGGGTTGGCTGGAAATTCAAAAACTACCTTGGTTCCCATCACTCTTTGAAAGTCGACAATTGATGCAATTGTAAAATACAGGTCATCTCGCCATCTACAAACTACCGGATATCTGCTAACTGACTTGTGATTATTTTTTACGAAAAATTCCTCTACTTGTTTCCATGCTTGTGTGTAATCAAATCTCTTGGTTGTTGGTGGGTCTCCAATGAATGAGTATGTGTCCTTTCCGTCGTCTGGACATAGATTTCTCCCAGCATCTAGAGTCCAAAAGAACCTTCCACATTTTATGCAAGCTTTTCTGACAAATCCTTGCTCTTGGAACAGTTTGACATTATAGTATTTCTCAGGATCTGATGAAAATTCTCTTAGAATCTCTTTTTTATTCAACGATGAGGCTGTTTTATTCCGATATTAAGAATTGTCGATTTACGATGTCTGTTTATGCGTATTTTTTTCCTTTATTTTGTTATGGTTCTGGGACAAAGTTTCGCAACCGTGATGGTTCTATTTTCTCAAAGCTGATTGCAATATGCGACATTTTTCATACTGTCTAGAACAAATATGAATAATGATACATTAAATACAATCTCTTATGCAGTCTATTCATGTTTGGACGAAAACCATCCTTGAAAGAAGGGACTGCTGTTTTTTCTCTCAAAAAGAATGGTGATTTTAATGACTTTATTTTTGGCATTGTTACTGGAGTTGATGGCAAGAAAGTGGGAATCAATGGAGTCATTGTAAATCCTGTCGGTTTAAAAAATAAGATTGCGCAAGGAAAAACTGGAGAGCGTTCACAAGAAATTCTTCTCCATCCTACCCCTGACAATGTTGTGTTGGCCTTGGTGTATAGGGTTGAACATGAAAATTTTGCAGAAGTCATAGATCTTGATGTTGATAAATGTGATATTCTTCCTCCAAAAATCTATGGGATGCTTGATGGCTGGATTCGAGAATCATTACCAGAATTCATCAATTCTGTTTTGTCATTGCCTCCTGGCTCTGAAAGAGATGAGGCAAAACGAGTCTTAAAAAATAGAATGGATACTTTGAGTGACCCTACTTTGAAACGAACATTATATGCTGTTTGCAGAAGTCTTAAAATTCTGAACTAAATTACTGATTTTCTAAGCGTGACTTCTCCATAGTTTTATATTATGTGCTAAGAAAATCTCGACATAATGGAATATGTTTACGCTGCTTTACTTCTTCACAAGCTAGACAAGGAAGTTAACGAGGCAAATCTCAGTTCAGTTGTTAAGGCATCTGGTGCTGAAGTTAATGAAGCCCAAGTTAAATCTCTAGTTGCAGCCTTAGCCGATGTCAATATCGATGAGGCAGTTAAAGCCGCACCTGTAGCCGTTGCAGCAGCAGCCGCACCAGCAGATGCAGCAGCCGGTGGCGAAGAAAAGAAAGAGACCAAGAAAGAAGAACCTAAGAATGAAGAAGCAGCCATGGAAGGACTGTCTTCTCTGTTCGGTTAGAAATTTTTTCAAACTATTTTTGATTCTTATTTTTATTAATCTTGTTGACCTTGTAGTTCTTTATTCTGCTTGATGATTTTTTCCTTACAGATTCATGTTTTATTTTAATCACATTTCATAGATTTACATACACTATGCTGATGCATTTAATGAAATATTTTTGTCAAAGAAATTCAAAGTTTTTTTAAAGATGAATGCATTGATATGAGTTTGTTGAATTTGAGATGTATTTTGTTTTTAATCTGTATGTTGTATATATTCTGAATAATTGTAAATGTCATTGATATGTCATGTGAAAAATTGGAATAAAATATTGTTCTAGTCTTGATGGATGATCAAAAATTTATGCAGCTTTGTAATCTTTTGCTTGGCTGATTACTGCTTTTGCTTGAGAATCTGCTTTTTGTAATATCTGTTCCTTTGTATCCTTTGTCATAAATCCTGATTCGATAGAAACAGATCGTGCAGATTGAGTCGCCTTGCTGAGAATTTGTGAAATGTTATCTGCCGTGACATATGCTGCCTCGATGGATAATGACACTGCTTCTTGGTGTGCTTGGCCAAACTGTTCTCTAATTTTCTCAACATCGATAACTAACTCTTCTTCAGAATATACAGATCCTTCTTCTAACGCTGAATGTAATGAAATTCCTGCCTCTACTGGCTTGATATCTAATTTACCTAAAATTGATGCTAATTTTTCATTAATTGGTTCACCTTTTAGAACTGGGGTTGTGTCCTTCGCAATCCAGATTGTCCCTTGATCAATTTTGGTTGGAATTCCTGCATCTTTGAATTCTGTAAGCATTGGTCCTGGTGCAATCCCTGTATTCTTTTCAGGAACTGTGATGTCTACACTTGCAATATCTCCTCCTCTGGCCGCCATCATAATTTTATTTTTGGCAAGAAGAACATTTAGCTTGAATGGTGACATGTTGGTAAATAGGAACATGCATTGTCCTGTCAACTTGTCTGCAATTTTTTTGACTCCTGGCAAATCTAGTTTGTCAAGTGCTCTCTTTGCAACCTTATCTTTAATGCTGAAAAATTCTACATCTTCCTTTAGTGCTTTTCTTAGAGGTAAAATTTGTGTAGAACGAACTTTGTTCATTTTAATGACTGCTAAAACCTTGTATTTTTTCGGAAGCTCTTGAAGTTGCTGATACATTTCGGTTTTTCTTTTAGGATATGATGTTCTATTCTCATGCATATTTTTTCTTAATCTCCTGAACTTGTTTTATTGCCTTGCTCATGGTGGTCTTTATCATAATTTTTTTAATATTTTTCTCACCGTTTGGCAATTTTTTTTCAATTGCACTAATGACTGTGTGTGCATTAATTGCTAAATCTGAATCTTCCATGGATTCATCTCCAATTTTACATGCTATTGACAAAGATGCTCTTGTCCTTACTTTGATTGATGTTCTGAATCTTGCTAAAAATGACTCGATAGGTGCATCAAATGGGACTGGTGTTGGCATTTTTCCTCTTGGACCTAAAAGCTGTCCCAAAGTTTTTCCTACTAATGGCATAACTTTGGTATCTGCCAAGAAAAAATCATATTTGTTGATGAATTTTCGAGATTCCCTCTTGTTAGTCGCAAACTTGTCTAATTCCTCTGTTCCAATTACGGAATCTGCTTTTGCCTTCTGACTCATATCTCCTGTAGCTATTACACATACTGTCGCTGGAGAACTTGTTTTTGGCAATTGTACAATCTCATTAAGTGCAAATCCTTTCTTTACGTCGATATCTTTGAAATTAATGATCAACTCTATTGATTGTTTGAATTTCCTTTCTTTTGATGCTGTCTTTACCTGTTTAATCAACTCAGTAAGCTGGATATCTGTAATCATTACAATCATTTTGAAGAAAGCCTACTTAAAATCGTTTAGAGATTGATGTTTTTAATAATCTCTTATTTTAAAAAAATTACATTTTTTGTCAAAATATTTGTAATTCTATATGTAATTTTACCCAAAACTTACATATATTAAATGATAAGCATATTTTTCTAATACGTTGCACCGATTTGATGAACTGGATATGAAATTACTTTATGAACTAACTACTGATGGTTCTATCTCTGTTCCTACTTTGTCTAAAAAACTCGGGATTAATGCATCCGTATTGTATAGTAGAATCAAAAGATTGATGAAGAAAAAACTCATCAAAAAATTTACTATTGAAATCGATGATTCCTTATTGGGAATAGGTGTGAAGGCCTCAGTTGGAATAAATCGAGATCCGAAGTTTAAAGATTCTATTCATAAGGAATTCATGAAAACTCCTGAGGTTGTTTCTATATCAGAAATCACTGGACGGTTTGACATTATGATTCAAGTTTATGCAAAAAACCTTGAGGCCCTACATTCTGTAGTGATAGAAAAAATTGGAAAAGTTGAAGGCATTCAAAATACCGAAACCTTTGTAGAACTACAAAAAACTGATAAAAATCCTGTTTATTTGATTCA
Coding sequences within it:
- a CDS encoding alanine--tRNA ligase, producing the protein MNKKEILREFSSDPEKYYNVKLFQEQGFVRKACIKCGRFFWTLDAGRNLCPDDGKDTYSFIGDPPTTKRFDYTQAWKQVEEFFVKNNHKSVSRYPVVCRWRDDLYFTIASIVDFQRVMGTKVVFEFPANPLVVPQTCLRFKDLENVGVTGRHFSSFCMIGQHSVPDLGGYWKDECVDLDFRLLTNQFGIKKEEVVFVEDVWAGGGSFGPSLEYFVRGLELGNAVFTEFQGELGQHTTLDQRVIDMGAGLERFAWVTTGTPTAYDCCFGPVNQILFEKIGIDSDSEILRKYFTEIAKEIDHFDDLNEVRRLAVKNAGITDDQLNKMITPLEGMYLIADHIRTLIFAITDGALPSNVGGGYNLRMMLRRINGMMNRLNLKLNVDELIDAHIDYLRDTYPELDEKREDVKKILKLESVRYEESKVHMKKKAEKIREKGVPSVDELITLYESDGITPEYLREVDAISEIPSSFYSKLSDLHQSEKKKAITELPLEELPETETLFYKDDPMEFDAKVIKVFDDQVVLDRTSFYARGGGQEPDYGSIAGFKVVNVDKHANIIVHKIEGGVPKEGDIVSCKVDETRRSNITKNHTSTHIINASSRGVLGSWVWQHSAFKDDDHARLDITHHSSLTDEQVKQIEDAANSMIKQNLPVNINYYDRGAAEQKYGFKIYQGGVVPVKSVRIISIEDQDIEACGGTHVKKTGDIELIKITKTKRIQDGVVRIEFVSGPTAFDYVDQQRQFTMDAVLVKQEKLEKAREVNKQKVKEQIPILLEKILGGESGELDEIIVNNKICFTASRNYDDYFHQNFGKKLISKDAKAAFCGIFESGQTVRIMVHAGEESGVNSGEIAREIASILGGSGGGDVKFAQGGGKDTSKKDKAIAKAKSMILGL
- a CDS encoding 50S ribosomal protein P1; translation: MEYVYAALLLHKLDKEVNEANLSSVVKASGAEVNEAQVKSLVAALADVNIDEAVKAAPVAVAAAAAPADAAAGGEEKKETKKEEPKNEEAAMEGLSSLFG
- the rplJ gene encoding 50S ribosomal protein L10 — protein: MHENRTSYPKRKTEMYQQLQELPKKYKVLAVIKMNKVRSTQILPLRKALKEDVEFFSIKDKVAKRALDKLDLPGVKKIADKLTGQCMFLFTNMSPFKLNVLLAKNKIMMAARGGDIASVDITVPEKNTGIAPGPMLTEFKDAGIPTKIDQGTIWIAKDTTPVLKGEPINEKLASILGKLDIKPVEAGISLHSALEEGSVYSEEELVIDVEKIREQFGQAHQEAVSLSIEAAYVTADNISQILSKATQSARSVSIESGFMTKDTKEQILQKADSQAKAVISQAKDYKAA
- a CDS encoding 50S ribosomal protein L1 gives rise to the protein MITDIQLTELIKQVKTASKERKFKQSIELIINFKDIDVKKGFALNEIVQLPKTSSPATVCVIATGDMSQKAKADSVIGTEELDKFATNKRESRKFINKYDFFLADTKVMPLVGKTLGQLLGPRGKMPTPVPFDAPIESFLARFRTSIKVRTRASLSIACKIGDESMEDSDLAINAHTVISAIEKKLPNGEKNIKKIMIKTTMSKAIKQVQEIKKKYA
- a CDS encoding winged helix-turn-helix transcriptional regulator codes for the protein MHRFDELDMKLLYELTTDGSISVPTLSKKLGINASVLYSRIKRLMKKKLIKKFTIEIDDSLLGIGVKASVGINRDPKFKDSIHKEFMKTPEVVSISEITGRFDIMIQVYAKNLEALHSVVIEKIGKVEGIQNTETFVELQKTDKNPVYLIQ